A genomic stretch from Novosphingobium decolorationis includes:
- the arsH gene encoding arsenical resistance protein ArsH produces MPLRDLADPDHLPALDRRYAIDRPALGLGAGDPPPRILLLYGSLRERSYSRLCIEEAARLLRFFGCETRIFDPATLPLPDQHAGDDHPAVHELRELSMWSEGQVWCSPERHGQITGIMKLQIDHLPLSMGGMRPTQGRTLAVMQVSAGSQSFNSVNTLRVLGRWMRMVTIPNQSSVAKAFDEFDDAGRMKPSSYYDRIVDVMEELVRFTVLLRPHTTQLVDRYSERKEAGVPIDPATDLSAIAVAPGR; encoded by the coding sequence ATGCCTCTGCGTGACCTTGCCGACCCCGATCATCTGCCAGCGCTTGATAGGCGCTATGCGATCGATCGTCCCGCCCTTGGGCTGGGCGCTGGTGATCCGCCGCCCCGCATCCTGCTGCTCTACGGATCGTTGCGCGAACGATCCTATTCGCGCCTGTGCATCGAGGAGGCGGCTCGCCTGCTCCGCTTCTTCGGCTGCGAGACGCGCATCTTCGACCCGGCGACGCTGCCACTGCCCGACCAGCACGCAGGCGACGATCACCCTGCCGTCCACGAGCTGCGCGAGCTGTCGATGTGGTCGGAGGGACAGGTGTGGTGCAGCCCCGAACGCCACGGCCAGATAACCGGCATCATGAAGCTGCAAATCGATCACCTACCGCTCAGCATGGGCGGGATGCGTCCCACCCAAGGCCGCACGCTGGCTGTCATGCAGGTGTCGGCGGGATCGCAGTCGTTCAACAGCGTCAACACGCTGCGCGTTCTCGGTCGTTGGATGCGGATGGTGACGATCCCCAACCAGTCGTCGGTCGCCAAGGCGTTCGACGAGTTCGATGATGCAGGCCGCATGAAGCCGTCGAGCTATTACGACCGGATCGTGGACGTGATGGAAGAGCTGGTGCGCTTCACCGTACTGCTGCGCCCACATACCACCCAACTGGTCGACCGCTACTCCGAGCGAAAGGAAGCCGGTGTACCGATCGATCCGGCAACGGACCTGTCGGCCATCGCCGTTGCTCCGGGGCGCTGA
- the istB gene encoding IS21-like element helper ATPase IstB, whose amino-acid sequence MSDQTPELLLAHNLKALKLPTCLREHHKLARQCAAEGVDHIRFLARLVEMEMIDRERRMVERRIKAARFPAVKSLDSFDFTVIPRLNKMQVLEMARCEWIERRENAIALGPSGTGKTHVALGLGLAACQKGLSVGFTTAAALVSEMMEARDERRLLRFQKQMVGYKLLIIDELGFVPLSKTGAELLFELISQRYERGSTLITSNLPFDEWTETFGSERLTGALLDRLTHHVSILEMNGESYRLAHSRARKAKIRP is encoded by the coding sequence ATGAGCGATCAGACCCCGGAGCTTCTTCTCGCTCACAATCTCAAGGCACTCAAGCTGCCTACGTGCCTGCGAGAGCACCACAAGCTCGCCCGGCAATGTGCCGCTGAAGGCGTCGATCATATCCGCTTCCTCGCCCGCCTTGTCGAGATGGAGATGATCGACAGGGAGCGTCGTATGGTCGAGCGGCGCATCAAGGCCGCGCGCTTCCCCGCCGTCAAAAGCCTCGACAGCTTCGACTTCACCGTCATCCCGAGGCTCAACAAGATGCAGGTGCTCGAGATGGCGCGCTGCGAGTGGATCGAGCGGCGTGAGAACGCCATCGCTCTGGGGCCATCGGGCACCGGAAAGACGCACGTAGCGTTGGGGCTCGGACTGGCAGCATGCCAGAAAGGGCTGTCGGTGGGCTTCACCACTGCGGCGGCGCTGGTCAGCGAAATGATGGAGGCGCGCGACGAGCGGCGTCTCCTGCGCTTCCAGAAGCAGATGGTCGGATACAAACTGCTCATCATCGACGAACTGGGCTTCGTACCGCTCTCCAAGACCGGCGCCGAACTGCTGTTCGAGCTGATCTCCCAGCGTTACGAACGCGGCTCCACCTTGATCACCAGCAACCTGCCCTTCGACGAATGGACCGAAACCTTCGGATCCGAGCGTCTCACAGGCGCGCTCCTCGATCGCCTGACCCATCACGTCAGCATCCTCGAGATGAACGGCGAAAGCTATCGCCTCGCTCACAGCCGGGCCCGCAAGGCCAAAATCAGACCCTGA